From the Fusobacterium ulcerans ATCC 49185 genome, the window TAGCACCAAGTATAACTACATTTTTGCTGTCAATTTTAGCTCCTTCATAGAAACAGTTTACTAAATCTCTATCCCCTGCTCCTTGTAAAAGTGCAAGAGGCATTCCATGAATATTTCCTGTGATAGTTGATTCATCAGTATTCATATCTCCATGGGCATCTATCCATATTACTCCTATTTCTTTTTCTAATGATACTCCAGATATACTTCCAAGCGCTATAGAGTGATCTCCCCCTATTACTATCGGTCTATATCCATCTCTTACTGCTTCATTTACTGAAGCTGCAAGTCTTTCACAAGTGTTAAGAATAGTATTTTTATATTTTAGATTCCATTCATTGAAATTTTCTTTTTGTTTTTCAACTTCTATGATTTCCATTTCATCAAATGTATCTGGATAGTATTCACAAAGAGTATCTGGTCCAAATTCAATTCCAGCTTTGTTTGCTCCAAGATTCATTGGAACTCCAAACATCATGCTCTTCATTTTTTCTGTATATAAGTAAATAGCATCTTCTTCTTCGATTACATTGATATTTATAAGTTCAGGGTCAGCCATTCCTTGTATATGAAGTTTAGCTTCTTTTAATTCTTTTATATAGTCAATTATTTCTTCTGTGATTCTTTCTCCTGGAGTGATAATAGGGATTCCAGGTGGATAGGCCATTATCATTTCTCCACAGATTTTTCCAGCACTTTCTTCAAAAAGTATAGTGTTTTTATCACTGTAGAAAGCTTCCCTTGGTATCAGTACTTGCTCTGGAACAGCAGGCATTTTTATAAAGTTTCTTTTTACCTTTGTAACTTTTCCATAGAATCTTTCACTTATTGATTTCAAAGCAGCTATAAATTTATCTATACTTTCATCTGTATCTCCAATAGTAATAAGTCCTAATACATTGTAGAAGTCAGAAAGTTCTACTTGTATATTATAATCATCTACAAGAAGAGTTTCTAACTCAAATCCTGTAAGTCCTAATTCTTTTGCTGTAACAGTTACTTTAGTAGGATCAAAAGCAAAAATTCCTTCTCTTCCTACTATTTCATCACCAAAGCAGAACATTCCAGGTATTCTATTTACTTCATTTCTGAATCTTTTAGCAAGTTTTATAGTTCTGTCTAAAAGCTCATACCCTTCTATTGCTATTTGTCTTCTAGCACAATCTAATGACGCCATAAGTGGATATGAAGGTGATGTTGTATGTAAAAGACTTAGTATTTGCTGTACTCTATTTGTATCAATTCTATCTGAATTTACATGTAAAAGTGACATTTGAGTCATTGCACCAATTATTTTATGCGTACTTTGAGTACAAATATCTGCTCCTGCATCTACTGCTGATAAAGGAAGTTCATCATGGAAATGAAGATGTGGCCCATGTGCTTCATCTACTATAAGAGGTATATCATAGCTATGAACTATGTCAGCTATTTTCTTTATATCAGTAGCTACTCCATAATATGTAGGATTTATAATTAATACTGCTTTTATATCTGGATGCTGTTTCAGCATATTTTCTACAGTTTGGGGTCTGACACCATGGGCTATTCCTAACTCCTCATCAACCTCTGGATTCATATAAATTGGTTCAGAACCACTTAATATGATACCAGCAGAAACTGATTTATGTACATTTCTTGGTACTAATATCTTATCTCCAGCTTTCATTACAGACATAATCATTGCTTGAATAGCACCAGAAGTTCCATTCACTGCAAAAAAGCTTTTCTTAACACCATAAGCATCTGCTGCTAATTCCTGAGCTTCTTTTATACAGCTTTTCGGCTGATGTAGTCCATCTACCATTTTAAAAATAGTTACATCTATGGAGAAAGGTCCATTCCCCATGAAATCATAAAATTCTTTGTCTACTCCTTTTCCTCTCTTGTGACCAGGCACATGAAATGGAAGAATATCCCTTCCAACATATTCATCTTTCAACACAGAGAATAGTGGAGTCTTATTTTGGTCTAGCTTTGACATCTTACCTCCTTTAGTAATTTTTTTGTTATAGATATTTATTTCTTTTTATAATATAATGTTGAAAATAACATATTTATATAAAAAGTTAAATACGATGTATTGTAAAGCTTTTTATCTAATTAGTCAATAAAATTTATTTTTTTAGGAGAAAATTATGAAAAATATACTCTTACTCATTTCACAAGGTGTTGAAATTCTTGAAGTATCTCCATTTATCGACGTTTTTGGCTGGAATATGGTTGTAGGAAAAAAGGACACTCTTGTTACCACTTGCAGCTTCCATAATATAATCAATTGTACATGGAATATTAGTATTTTACCAGAAATAAATTTAAAAAATACAAAATTAAATTTAGGAATATACGATGCTTTAGTAATCCCTGGCGGATTTGGTAAAGCAGGTTTTTTCAATGACATGAAAAATGAAGAGTTTCATAATATTATTCAAAATTTTCATAGTCAAAATAAAATAATACTTGGTGTATGCACTGGAGTCATTCCACTAGGAGAAAGTGGTATTCTTAAAAATAGAAAAGCTACTACTTATCTTTTAGATAATGAAAGATATTTCAGACAGCTTTCAAATTATGGAGCAATCCCTGTAAGAGAAGAAATTGTAATTGATGGCAATATAATTACATCTTCTGCTCCTAAAAATGCTTTGGAAACAGCATTTATTTTACTTGAAAAATTAACTTCCAAAGAGAATATGGAAAATGTAAAATACAACATGGGATTTTAAATGTTCCAATACTTGTAACCTACCAAATTATAAATAGAAATCCTTTAAATATTTTCTATTTTAATATATTTTTCTTTTATTTTTGGTTCTAATACTATT encodes:
- a CDS encoding aminotransferase class I/II-fold pyridoxal phosphate-dependent enzyme, with protein sequence MSKLDQNKTPLFSVLKDEYVGRDILPFHVPGHKRGKGVDKEFYDFMGNGPFSIDVTIFKMVDGLHQPKSCIKEAQELAADAYGVKKSFFAVNGTSGAIQAMIMSVMKAGDKILVPRNVHKSVSAGIILSGSEPIYMNPEVDEELGIAHGVRPQTVENMLKQHPDIKAVLIINPTYYGVATDIKKIADIVHSYDIPLIVDEAHGPHLHFHDELPLSAVDAGADICTQSTHKIIGAMTQMSLLHVNSDRIDTNRVQQILSLLHTTSPSYPLMASLDCARRQIAIEGYELLDRTIKLAKRFRNEVNRIPGMFCFGDEIVGREGIFAFDPTKVTVTAKELGLTGFELETLLVDDYNIQVELSDFYNVLGLITIGDTDESIDKFIAALKSISERFYGKVTKVKRNFIKMPAVPEQVLIPREAFYSDKNTILFEESAGKICGEMIMAYPPGIPIITPGERITEEIIDYIKELKEAKLHIQGMADPELININVIEEEDAIYLYTEKMKSMMFGVPMNLGANKAGIEFGPDTLCEYYPDTFDEMEIIEVEKQKENFNEWNLKYKNTILNTCERLAASVNEAVRDGYRPIVIGGDHSIALGSISGVSLEKEIGVIWIDAHGDMNTDESTITGNIHGMPLALLQGAGDRDLVNCFYEGAKIDSKNVVILGARDLDFKEREIIDQLGVKVIYHDEVLQKGLENILEEIKDYLKIDNLHISFDVDSVNPEMAPGVSTPVRNGFTTDEIFQTFKYLFKNYFVTSVDIVEFNPVNDKNDKTLKFVNELTEYVINPD
- a CDS encoding DJ-1/PfpI family protein, which translates into the protein MKNILLLISQGVEILEVSPFIDVFGWNMVVGKKDTLVTTCSFHNIINCTWNISILPEINLKNTKLNLGIYDALVIPGGFGKAGFFNDMKNEEFHNIIQNFHSQNKIILGVCTGVIPLGESGILKNRKATTYLLDNERYFRQLSNYGAIPVREEIVIDGNIITSSAPKNALETAFILLEKLTSKENMENVKYNMGF